A genomic segment from Polyangium mundeleinium encodes:
- a CDS encoding non-ribosomal peptide synthetase, with translation MNGDVEALLSELSGLGVRFWLEDDRLRFRAPQGALTPALREAMAARKAEILSLLRQGLSRKESAPPLRPVPRTGPLPLSFGQQRIWFLDRMGGGTAYNMPLSMRLEGPLDVEALASSLSEIVRRHEGLRTTFVVRDDEPTQVIEPPVRLTLPLVDLRHLSAAEQEFEVTRRVQAEGQRLFDLTADPLLRASLLRCADGPAPVHVLLATMHHIASDGWSMGVFRRELAALYRAFVEGRPSPLPELSLQIADVAVWQRRSLTPEVLAPHLAYWKKQLEGAPPLLQLPADRPRRPGAPFECGVLRFRIEPQLFGAVRALGQSAGATPFMTFLASFQVLLSRCAGQDDVVVGTPIAGRNREELEPLIGFFVNSLALRADLADDPTFLELLARVRKDTQDAFAHQELPFEKLVEALSPERDPSHHPIFQVAFAFHDTAFANTDELGLPGLRETPLQPRSQQARLDLEMHLDPRDGGLDGLLFHDTNLFDPSTVEPLIDRFRTLLEGIVADPRRRVSDLPLLPAAERHRVLVDVNPTKTDLPLSPSAGALVEAQARSTPDAVAVLFDDGITPRSLTYRELVERASKLASHLRSLGVGPDDLVGLCLDPSLDRIVGLVGILLSGGAYVPLDPAYPAERLAFMLDDARPRVVVTNERLAEVLPVRDARFVLLDRDAAVIDAAQPCRPARGARLEDLAYVIYTSGSTGKPKGALLTHRGLVNVAEAQRRMFELGPDDRVLQLASLSFDAATFETFLALASGATLCLGARAEVVPGEPLSRFLARHRISMVTLTPSALAALPVTALPELRTITVAGEACTPALVEAWARGRRFFNLYGPTEATIWSTAMRCVEPADATRIGRPIPNTQVYVLDRRKNPVPEGTPGELYLGGVGVARGYLNRPELTEARFVPDPFGEGILYRTGDLVRLRDRGELEFLGRVDDQVKIRGHRVELGEIEAALGAHPEVREVVVVAREDRPGDRRLVAYVVPDATSAEAQAGHVEQWQTLYEQTYGRPADGGDPTFDIAGWNDSYTGAPIPAEQMAEWVDATVADVRALSPRSLLEIGCGSGLLLFRLAPSCERYVGTDLAGEAVARLLRLQATRKDLERVTVLERAADDFTGIPEGAFDVVLLNSVVQYFPSVEYLIRVLEGAARAVKPGGSIYLGDVRNLSLLSAYHASVQRHRAPDELTRDELRARVEQRLLDEEELLVDPGFFRALASRLPPIEAVEIRVKRGRHHNELTRFRYQVILRVGGSAAVPAAPEALLDFRRDGFSLASLRDHLAVAAPGSLLVREVPDARVEDDIRTVAWLVGGRDGRVAQLRKTLAEAREGVDPEALFALAAELGYEAEVSPAASGTPGALDVTLWRRSADKPRLAEATRTSAAPWHAYTNNPLRGKIHRRLWPKLAEHVRRTLPDFMIPAAWVTLDALPLTPNGKVDRRALPTPVELSGRREGAVTAPRTRTEELLAGIWREVLGLKEVGVEDSFFDLGGHSLLVTQVAARARRAFEREMPLQVLFERTTIAALAEWLDAAETAAVAPAKPEEALVLRPVARDGALPLSFAQERLWFLNELQGSDAAYNMPMALRLSGALDADALARSLAAIVRRHESLRTNFVTVAGQPAQIVRDAAFSLVHVDLRSEPEETLPSTLLRLAAEDATRPFDLERDAPFRATLLRLPCETEHVLLVNVHHIASDGGSMAIFVRELAALYEAHREGSPSPLPDLPVQYADFAVWQRAWLSSERMAQELAYWRQKLEGAPPSLSLPLRGPRPARPSTRGAAASLTLPVSLVRRLRALSLRENVTLFVTLLSAFQLLLARLSGQHDVVVGTPVAHRNRVELEGVFGLFLNSLVLRTNVSGDPTFSELVQRARRTTVEAFAHQDIPFEKLVAELQPARDPSHSPFFQVLFNLVPAEASLPRLHGLEISRLAGEHEEPAKFDLTLYATELGEGLELRAVYKVDLFAAETIAHLLEQYGHLLEQAAGDPEQRAFAMSLVTPSMRGLLPDPSRRLPEPPVVPVPARVAALAREAPERTALARGDRTWSYRTLVHQAALVAQALQDAGLAPGEVVAVAGPRSFGLVAAMLGVLSSGGVLLLLDPRLPRKRREIMIAEAGARRGIVIAREGRTSEGPLPEELRALRLDAESGLSSSNRPAALPTPAPDAPAYVFFTSGTTGTPKGVLGVHKGLAHFLQWQSRTFGVGPGDRAAQLTALSFDVVLRDVFVALVSGGTLVLPPDDDPMDGRRLFDWLEREAITVLHTVPSLAQAWLADVPEDRSLPALRWAFFAGEPLGDTLARRFSRAAPACQIINLYGPTETTLAKCAFPVPANPQPGVQPVGLPLPETQALVMRGEELCGAFEPGEIVIRTPFRTRGYLNGTGEQARRFARNSRTGDPDDLLYRTGDVGRYRLDGSLDILGRTDDQVKIRGVRVELRGIEATIVQRIGVAQAVVVAEGEGADKRLVAYLVARRDAEPGQTLRPDPSALRQALLETLPEPMVPSAFEWLDAVPLGPNGKVDKKALPPPSAAARASAGMVDPRSAEERALVEIWEDVLGQSPLGVRDSFFDLGGHSLLAVRLLARVKDRFGKTLPLAVFFQAPTIEEMARKLGSPPDVDAWAPLVAMQPRGARIPLFCVPGGHGSVHYLSLLSHHLGKDQPFYALQSVGLSGKTEPYRTMDALVARYLAEIRAVKPRGPYLLLGHSFGGKVVFALAQELRRLDERVHVLVLDSLPPDLTYRPESLWDEVDVIEEMIVGLEEVSGGSLVVTREQIAALSSEGRIGLMHRYLERIGLLPPGADVAETHGQVNVYQASKRMAYDPRDPAPVPLLYLVAEEGSAAHRERKVAGWSKLAPVTARIMPGGHVTMLREPHVRALAKVIDEHLRDIAGEENSPAVKTLFRPGPLAGAH, from the coding sequence GTGAACGGCGACGTGGAGGCCCTCCTCAGCGAGCTCTCCGGGCTCGGCGTGCGGTTCTGGCTGGAGGACGATCGCCTGCGCTTCCGGGCGCCGCAGGGCGCGCTGACGCCCGCGCTGCGCGAGGCGATGGCCGCGCGGAAGGCGGAGATCCTGTCGCTGCTCCGGCAAGGCCTCTCCCGCAAGGAGAGCGCGCCCCCGCTCCGGCCGGTCCCTCGTACGGGCCCTTTGCCGCTCTCGTTTGGGCAGCAACGGATCTGGTTCCTCGACCGCATGGGCGGCGGCACGGCCTACAACATGCCGCTCTCGATGCGGCTCGAAGGCCCGCTCGACGTGGAGGCGCTCGCGTCGAGTTTGTCCGAGATCGTGCGCCGCCACGAGGGCCTGCGCACCACGTTCGTCGTTCGCGACGACGAGCCCACGCAGGTCATCGAGCCGCCGGTCAGGCTCACGCTCCCGCTCGTCGATCTACGCCACCTCTCCGCCGCCGAGCAGGAGTTCGAGGTCACGAGGCGCGTGCAGGCCGAGGGGCAAAGGCTCTTCGATCTCACGGCCGATCCGCTGCTCCGGGCCTCGTTGCTCCGCTGCGCGGACGGGCCCGCGCCCGTGCACGTCCTGCTCGCGACCATGCATCACATCGCCTCGGACGGCTGGTCGATGGGTGTGTTCCGGCGCGAGCTCGCAGCGCTCTACCGCGCGTTCGTCGAGGGGCGGCCCTCGCCGCTGCCGGAGCTCTCCCTCCAGATCGCGGACGTCGCCGTCTGGCAGCGCCGCTCGCTCACGCCCGAGGTCCTCGCGCCGCACCTCGCGTACTGGAAGAAGCAACTCGAGGGCGCGCCTCCGCTCTTGCAGCTCCCCGCCGATCGGCCGCGGAGGCCGGGCGCGCCCTTCGAGTGCGGCGTCCTCCGGTTCCGGATCGAGCCCCAGCTCTTCGGCGCCGTGCGCGCGCTCGGGCAGAGCGCGGGCGCGACGCCCTTCATGACCTTCCTCGCCTCATTCCAGGTGCTGCTCTCGCGTTGCGCGGGCCAGGACGACGTGGTCGTCGGCACGCCCATCGCCGGCCGCAACCGCGAGGAGCTCGAGCCGCTCATCGGCTTCTTCGTCAACAGCCTCGCGCTGCGGGCCGATCTCGCGGACGACCCGACGTTCCTCGAACTCCTCGCGCGGGTCCGGAAGGACACGCAGGACGCATTCGCGCATCAAGAGCTGCCCTTCGAGAAGCTCGTCGAGGCGCTCTCGCCCGAGCGCGATCCGAGCCACCACCCGATCTTCCAGGTCGCCTTCGCCTTCCACGACACGGCCTTCGCGAACACGGACGAGCTCGGCCTCCCGGGCCTGCGCGAGACGCCGCTCCAACCGCGATCGCAGCAGGCGCGCCTCGATCTCGAGATGCACCTCGACCCGCGCGACGGCGGCCTGGACGGGCTGCTCTTCCACGACACCAACCTCTTCGACCCGAGCACCGTGGAGCCGCTGATCGACCGGTTCCGCACCTTGCTCGAAGGAATCGTCGCGGATCCACGGAGGCGGGTGAGCGATCTGCCGCTGCTCCCCGCGGCCGAACGACATCGCGTGCTCGTCGACGTCAACCCGACGAAGACGGATCTCCCGCTCTCGCCCTCGGCAGGCGCGCTCGTCGAGGCGCAGGCCCGGTCCACGCCCGACGCCGTGGCCGTGCTCTTCGACGATGGGATCACGCCGCGCTCGCTCACGTACCGCGAGCTCGTGGAGCGGGCCTCGAAGCTCGCGAGCCACCTCCGCTCGCTCGGCGTCGGTCCGGACGATCTCGTGGGTCTTTGCCTGGATCCATCCCTCGATCGGATCGTGGGCCTCGTCGGCATCCTCCTCTCGGGCGGCGCGTACGTGCCGCTCGATCCGGCCTATCCAGCCGAGCGCCTCGCCTTCATGCTGGACGACGCGCGGCCGCGCGTCGTCGTGACGAACGAGCGGCTCGCCGAGGTGCTGCCGGTGCGCGACGCGCGGTTCGTCTTGCTCGATCGCGACGCCGCCGTCATCGACGCCGCGCAGCCTTGCCGCCCCGCGCGGGGAGCTCGTCTCGAGGACCTCGCGTACGTCATCTACACCTCCGGCTCCACGGGCAAACCCAAGGGCGCGCTGCTCACGCACCGGGGGCTCGTGAACGTCGCCGAGGCGCAGCGACGCATGTTCGAGCTCGGGCCCGACGATCGCGTGCTCCAGCTCGCGTCGCTCAGCTTCGACGCCGCCACCTTCGAAACCTTCCTGGCGCTCGCCTCGGGCGCCACGCTCTGCCTGGGCGCGCGGGCCGAGGTTGTACCGGGCGAACCCTTGTCGAGGTTCCTCGCGCGGCACCGGATCTCGATGGTGACGCTGACGCCCTCGGCGCTCGCCGCGCTGCCCGTCACGGCTCTGCCGGAGCTCCGCACGATCACCGTGGCGGGCGAGGCGTGCACGCCGGCCCTCGTCGAGGCCTGGGCGCGCGGGCGGCGCTTCTTCAACCTCTACGGCCCGACGGAAGCGACGATCTGGTCGACCGCGATGCGTTGCGTGGAGCCGGCCGACGCAACGCGCATCGGCCGGCCGATCCCGAATACGCAGGTCTACGTGCTCGATCGCCGCAAGAACCCCGTGCCCGAGGGCACGCCGGGCGAGCTCTACCTCGGCGGCGTGGGCGTCGCGCGCGGCTACTTGAACCGGCCCGAGCTCACCGAGGCGCGGTTCGTCCCGGATCCCTTCGGCGAAGGAATCCTCTACCGCACGGGGGATCTCGTCCGCCTGCGTGATCGCGGCGAGCTCGAGTTCCTCGGCCGCGTCGACGATCAGGTGAAGATCCGCGGGCACCGCGTCGAGCTCGGCGAGATCGAGGCGGCGCTCGGCGCGCATCCGGAGGTGCGGGAGGTGGTCGTCGTCGCGCGGGAAGATCGGCCCGGCGACAGGCGGCTCGTCGCCTACGTGGTCCCGGACGCGACCTCCGCGGAGGCGCAAGCGGGCCACGTCGAGCAATGGCAAACCCTCTACGAGCAGACCTACGGGCGGCCCGCGGACGGCGGGGATCCGACCTTCGACATCGCTGGCTGGAACGACAGCTACACGGGCGCGCCGATCCCGGCCGAGCAGATGGCCGAATGGGTGGACGCGACCGTCGCCGACGTGCGCGCGCTCTCGCCGCGGAGCTTGCTCGAAATCGGCTGCGGCTCGGGCCTCCTGCTCTTCCGGCTGGCCCCTTCGTGTGAACGCTATGTCGGCACCGACCTCGCCGGCGAGGCAGTCGCCCGCCTCCTGCGGCTGCAGGCGACCCGCAAGGACCTCGAGCGCGTGACGGTGCTCGAGCGCGCGGCCGACGACTTCACCGGCATCCCGGAAGGCGCCTTCGACGTCGTGCTCTTGAACTCGGTCGTGCAGTATTTCCCGAGCGTCGAGTACCTGATCCGCGTGCTCGAAGGAGCCGCGCGCGCCGTCAAGCCCGGGGGATCCATCTACCTCGGCGACGTGCGCAACCTCTCGCTCCTCTCCGCCTATCATGCGTCCGTGCAGCGCCATCGGGCGCCGGATGAGCTCACCCGCGACGAGCTCCGGGCGCGCGTCGAGCAGCGTTTGCTCGACGAGGAAGAGCTGCTCGTCGATCCCGGGTTTTTCCGCGCGCTGGCCTCACGTTTGCCTCCGATCGAGGCGGTGGAGATCCGCGTCAAGCGCGGCCGGCACCACAACGAGCTGACCCGCTTCCGGTATCAGGTGATCCTCCGGGTGGGCGGCAGCGCCGCTGTCCCCGCCGCGCCCGAGGCGCTCCTCGATTTCCGCAGGGATGGGTTTTCCCTGGCCTCCCTCCGCGACCACCTCGCCGTGGCCGCGCCGGGCTCTCTCCTCGTTCGCGAGGTCCCCGACGCGCGCGTGGAGGACGACATCCGGACGGTCGCGTGGCTCGTCGGGGGCCGCGACGGGCGCGTCGCGCAGCTCCGAAAGACGCTCGCCGAGGCGCGGGAGGGCGTGGATCCCGAGGCACTCTTCGCGCTCGCCGCGGAGCTCGGCTACGAGGCCGAGGTGAGCCCCGCTGCGTCGGGCACGCCCGGCGCGCTCGATGTGACGCTCTGGCGGCGCTCCGCGGACAAACCTCGTCTGGCGGAGGCCACGCGGACCTCGGCGGCGCCTTGGCACGCGTACACGAACAACCCGCTGCGGGGGAAAATCCACCGGCGCCTCTGGCCGAAGCTCGCCGAGCATGTGCGCCGGACCTTGCCGGATTTCATGATCCCCGCGGCGTGGGTGACGCTCGACGCGCTGCCGCTCACGCCGAACGGCAAGGTCGATCGGCGAGCCCTGCCGACGCCCGTGGAGCTCTCGGGTCGACGGGAGGGCGCCGTCACGGCCCCGCGCACGCGCACGGAGGAGCTCCTCGCCGGGATCTGGCGCGAGGTGCTCGGCCTGAAGGAGGTCGGCGTCGAGGACAGCTTCTTCGATCTCGGCGGTCATTCGCTGCTCGTCACGCAGGTGGCCGCGCGGGCGCGGAGAGCCTTCGAGCGCGAGATGCCCTTGCAGGTCCTCTTCGAGCGCACGACGATCGCGGCCCTCGCAGAATGGCTGGACGCAGCCGAGACGGCCGCCGTTGCTCCCGCCAAACCCGAGGAGGCGCTCGTCCTCCGGCCCGTGGCGCGCGACGGCGCCCTGCCGCTCTCGTTTGCCCAGGAACGGCTCTGGTTCCTGAACGAGCTGCAAGGCAGCGACGCGGCCTACAACATGCCCATGGCGCTACGGCTCTCGGGCGCGCTGGACGCGGACGCGCTCGCGCGAAGCCTCGCCGCGATCGTCCGGCGTCACGAGAGCCTGCGGACGAATTTCGTCACCGTGGCCGGCCAGCCGGCCCAGATCGTCCGTGACGCCGCGTTTTCCCTGGTCCACGTCGACCTGCGCTCGGAGCCGGAAGAGACGCTCCCTTCCACCCTTCTGCGCCTCGCGGCGGAGGACGCGACGCGCCCCTTCGACCTCGAGCGTGATGCGCCATTCCGGGCGACGCTCCTCCGTTTGCCCTGCGAAACCGAGCATGTCCTGCTCGTCAACGTGCACCACATCGCCTCGGACGGCGGGTCAATGGCGATCTTCGTGCGCGAGCTCGCGGCGCTTTACGAGGCGCACCGGGAGGGCTCGCCCTCTCCGCTGCCCGATCTGCCGGTTCAATATGCCGATTTCGCCGTCTGGCAGCGCGCATGGCTCTCGTCCGAGCGAATGGCCCAAGAGCTCGCGTACTGGCGGCAAAAGCTCGAAGGCGCGCCCCCGTCGCTCTCCTTGCCGCTCCGGGGCCCGCGCCCTGCGCGGCCGTCCACGCGCGGGGCCGCGGCTTCGCTCACGCTGCCCGTGTCCCTCGTCCGCAGGCTCCGCGCGCTGAGCCTGCGAGAGAACGTGACGCTCTTCGTCACCTTGCTCTCGGCCTTCCAGCTCCTGCTTGCTCGGTTGTCGGGGCAACACGACGTGGTCGTGGGCACGCCGGTCGCCCACCGGAACCGGGTCGAGCTCGAAGGGGTGTTCGGCCTTTTCTTGAACTCGCTCGTGCTCCGCACGAACGTCTCGGGAGACCCGACGTTCTCCGAGCTCGTGCAGCGCGCGCGGCGCACGACGGTCGAGGCGTTCGCGCACCAGGACATCCCCTTCGAGAAGCTCGTCGCGGAGCTCCAGCCGGCGCGGGATCCGAGCCATAGCCCGTTTTTCCAGGTGCTCTTCAACCTGGTGCCCGCGGAGGCCTCCTTGCCAAGGCTCCATGGGCTCGAAATCTCGCGCCTCGCCGGGGAACACGAGGAGCCGGCGAAGTTCGACCTGACGCTTTACGCGACGGAGCTCGGCGAAGGGCTCGAGCTCCGGGCCGTCTACAAGGTCGATCTCTTCGCCGCCGAGACGATCGCTCATCTGCTCGAGCAATATGGCCATTTGCTCGAACAGGCTGCGGGCGATCCGGAGCAGCGTGCCTTCGCGATGTCGCTCGTCACGCCCTCGATGCGAGGCCTGCTCCCGGACCCGTCGCGCCGCTTGCCCGAGCCGCCCGTCGTCCCGGTGCCCGCGCGCGTCGCGGCTCTCGCCCGCGAGGCGCCAGAGCGGACCGCCCTTGCGCGGGGAGACCGGACGTGGTCGTACCGGACGCTCGTGCATCAGGCCGCCCTCGTCGCGCAGGCCTTGCAGGACGCCGGGCTCGCGCCAGGCGAGGTCGTCGCCGTCGCGGGGCCGCGCTCCTTCGGCCTCGTCGCCGCCATGCTCGGGGTTCTCTCCTCGGGCGGCGTGCTCCTCCTGCTCGACCCGCGCCTGCCGCGAAAGCGCCGCGAGATCATGATCGCCGAGGCCGGCGCCCGGCGTGGGATCGTCATTGCACGGGAGGGACGAACCTCGGAAGGGCCACTCCCGGAGGAGCTCCGCGCCCTGCGCCTCGATGCGGAGTCGGGTTTGTCTTCCTCGAACCGCCCCGCCGCTCTCCCGACGCCCGCGCCCGACGCGCCCGCCTACGTCTTCTTCACGTCCGGCACGACGGGCACCCCCAAGGGCGTCCTCGGCGTGCACAAGGGCCTCGCGCACTTCCTGCAATGGCAGAGCCGGACCTTTGGTGTCGGCCCGGGAGACCGCGCCGCGCAGCTCACCGCCCTCTCGTTCGACGTCGTCCTGCGTGATGTCTTCGTCGCGCTGGTCAGCGGTGGTACGCTGGTCCTGCCCCCGGACGACGATCCGATGGACGGCCGCCGCCTCTTCGATTGGCTCGAGCGAGAGGCAATCACCGTGTTGCATACCGTGCCCTCGCTCGCCCAGGCTTGGCTCGCGGATGTCCCCGAGGACCGCTCCCTTCCCGCGCTCCGGTGGGCTTTTTTCGCGGGCGAGCCGCTCGGCGATACCCTGGCCCGGAGGTTTTCCCGGGCCGCGCCAGCCTGCCAGATCATCAACCTGTACGGCCCCACCGAGACCACCCTCGCGAAATGCGCGTTTCCGGTGCCCGCGAACCCGCAGCCGGGCGTGCAGCCGGTCGGTCTTCCCCTGCCGGAGACCCAGGCGCTCGTGATGCGCGGCGAGGAGCTTTGTGGCGCCTTCGAGCCCGGCGAGATCGTGATCCGCACGCCGTTCCGCACCCGTGGCTACCTGAATGGCACAGGCGAGCAGGCGCGGCGATTCGCGCGAAATTCACGCACGGGTGACCCGGACGATCTCCTCTATCGCACGGGGGACGTGGGCCGGTATCGCCTCGACGGTTCGCTCGACATCCTCGGGCGGACCGACGATCAGGTGAAGATCCGCGGCGTGCGCGTCGAGCTCCGGGGCATCGAGGCGACGATCGTCCAGCGGATCGGCGTGGCGCAAGCCGTCGTCGTGGCGGAGGGCGAGGGGGCGGACAAGCGGCTCGTCGCCTATCTCGTGGCCCGGCGCGACGCAGAGCCCGGCCAAACCCTCCGCCCCGACCCGTCCGCCTTGCGGCAGGCGCTCCTGGAGACGCTGCCCGAGCCCATGGTCCCGAGCGCCTTCGAATGGCTCGACGCCGTCCCGCTCGGCCCGAACGGCAAGGTCGACAAGAAGGCGCTGCCGCCGCCGAGCGCCGCGGCGAGAGCGTCGGCCGGCATGGTCGATCCGCGCAGCGCGGAGGAGCGCGCGCTCGTCGAGATATGGGAGGACGTGCTCGGGCAGAGCCCCCTCGGCGTCCGGGATTCGTTCTTCGATCTCGGCGGGCATTCCCTCCTCGCGGTGCGGCTCCTCGCCCGGGTGAAGGATCGGTTTGGCAAGACCCTCCCTCTTGCCGTGTTCTTTCAGGCCCCGACCATCGAGGAGATGGCCCGAAAGCTCGGCAGCCCGCCGGACGTCGACGCCTGGGCCCCGCTCGTGGCGATGCAGCCCCGTGGCGCGCGCATTCCGCTGTTCTGCGTGCCGGGGGGTCACGGCAGCGTGCATTACCTCTCGCTGCTCTCGCACCACCTCGGGAAGGATCAGCCTTTCTACGCGCTCCAGTCCGTCGGGCTGTCCGGAAAAACCGAACCGTACCGGACCATGGACGCGCTCGTCGCTCGGTACCTCGCCGAGATCCGCGCCGTGAAACCCCGGGGACCGTATCTCCTCCTGGGCCATTCCTTCGGTGGAAAGGTGGTCTTCGCGCTGGCGCAGGAGCTTCGCCGCCTGGACGAGCGTGTGCACGTCCTTGTGCTCGACTCGTTGCCGCCGGACCTCACGTACCGGCCCGAGTCCCTGTGGGACGAGGTCGACGTCATCGAGGAGATGATCGTGGGCTTGGAGGAGGTGTCCGGCGGCAGCCTCGTCGTCACGCGCGAGCAAATCGCCGCCCTGTCCTCCGAGGGACGAATCGGTCTCATGCACCGGTATCTCGAACGAATCGGCCTCTTGCCGCCGGGCGCGGACGTCGCCGAGACGCACGGGCAGGTGAACGTCTACCAGGCCTCGAAACGAATGGCCTACGATCCGCGGGATCCTGCGCCGGTTCCGCTCCTCTACCTCGTCGCCGAGGAGGGCAGCGCCGCGCACCGCGAGCGCAAGGTGGCGGGCTGGTCGAAGCTCGCCCCGGTGACGGCGAGGATCATGCCTGGGGGGCACGTGACGATGCTCCGGGAGCCCCACGTGCGAGCGCTGGCGAAGGTGATCGACGAGCACCTCCGCGACATCGCCGGGGAGGAAAACTCCCCGGCCGTGAAAACCTTATTTCGACCCGGTCCGCTGGCCGGCGCGCATTGA
- a CDS encoding carbamoyltransferase family protein yields the protein MYVLGINAAYHESAACLLEDGKLVAAIEEERLSRRKHGKPAEPTNGHDLPRLAIQHCLDRAGIGLGDVAWVGYSIEPRARLQNKDLADRVVPGGWGSEEGEMRFFDSLQRVPSELRALGMQGEMKWVGHHLAHAASAFLPSSFHESAILCVDGIGELGSTLFAHGSGTKMEVESEIRYPASLGFLWEKFSKFLGFSEYDACKVMGLASYGDPTVYLPHFERLLTFAPEGRFQLDGHALRFRVEDYTPLEAMFGIAGRKKGEPILAAHEDIAAALQEITNQTFSHMFQHLARSTGSKNLCMAGGVALNCVANRIAFEASPFERLYIQPAAHDAGTALGAALYIWHTMLGHPERLALRHAYMGPSFDDAALERALASSGLVYERVPDIERRAAKLIADGDIVGWFQGAMEYGPRALGNRSLLADPRSPTMKQVLNDRVKHREPFRPFAPSVLAEEAAKWFCIEKTAEASDFMLVAYPARPEQAGRIPAVVHVDGTSRVQTVRAETNRRYHGLISAFHELTGVPMVLNTSFNDNEPIVCTPEHAIDTFKGTRIDALAMGDFLVEARRQPGRMGV from the coding sequence ATGTACGTGCTCGGAATCAATGCCGCATATCACGAATCGGCCGCTTGCCTGCTCGAGGATGGGAAGCTCGTCGCCGCCATCGAGGAGGAGCGCCTCTCGCGGCGGAAGCACGGAAAGCCTGCCGAGCCGACGAACGGCCACGATCTGCCGCGACTCGCCATCCAGCATTGCCTCGACAGGGCGGGGATCGGGCTCGGGGACGTCGCCTGGGTCGGCTACTCGATCGAGCCCCGCGCGCGGCTCCAGAACAAGGATCTCGCCGACCGGGTCGTGCCGGGCGGGTGGGGCAGCGAGGAGGGCGAAATGCGCTTCTTCGACAGCCTCCAGCGCGTGCCCTCGGAGCTACGCGCCCTGGGCATGCAGGGCGAAATGAAATGGGTCGGCCACCACCTCGCGCACGCCGCCTCGGCGTTCCTCCCCTCGTCGTTCCACGAGTCCGCCATTCTCTGCGTGGACGGGATCGGCGAGCTCGGCTCGACCCTGTTCGCCCACGGCAGCGGGACGAAGATGGAGGTGGAGAGCGAGATTCGCTACCCAGCATCCCTCGGGTTTCTTTGGGAAAAATTCTCCAAGTTCTTGGGTTTTTCCGAGTACGACGCGTGCAAGGTCATGGGCCTCGCGTCCTATGGCGATCCGACGGTGTACCTGCCGCACTTCGAGCGCCTGCTCACGTTCGCCCCCGAGGGCCGATTCCAGCTCGACGGGCACGCGTTACGCTTCCGGGTCGAGGACTACACGCCGCTCGAGGCCATGTTCGGGATCGCCGGGCGCAAGAAGGGCGAGCCGATCCTCGCCGCGCACGAGGACATCGCCGCGGCGCTGCAGGAGATCACGAACCAGACCTTCAGCCACATGTTCCAGCATCTGGCGAGGAGCACGGGCTCGAAAAACCTTTGCATGGCGGGCGGCGTCGCGCTGAACTGCGTCGCGAACCGCATCGCCTTCGAGGCGAGCCCCTTCGAGCGGCTTTACATCCAGCCGGCCGCGCACGACGCGGGCACGGCGCTCGGCGCGGCGCTCTACATCTGGCACACCATGCTCGGTCATCCGGAACGACTCGCCCTTCGCCACGCCTACATGGGCCCAAGCTTCGACGACGCCGCCCTCGAGCGCGCGCTCGCGAGCTCCGGGCTCGTCTACGAGCGCGTCCCCGACATCGAGCGGAGGGCCGCGAAGCTCATCGCCGATGGTGACATCGTCGGCTGGTTCCAGGGCGCCATGGAGTACGGCCCGCGCGCCCTCGGCAATCGAAGCCTGCTCGCGGATCCACGCTCGCCCACCATGAAACAGGTCTTGAACGACCGGGTCAAGCACCGCGAGCCCTTCCGTCCCTTCGCGCCGAGCGTGCTCGCCGAGGAGGCCGCGAAATGGTTCTGCATCGAGAAAACGGCCGAGGCCTCCGATTTCATGCTCGTCGCCTATCCCGCCCGCCCCGAGCAGGCAGGCCGCATCCCCGCCGTCGTCCACGTCGATGGGACGAGCCGTGTACAGACCGTGCGCGCCGAGACGAACCGCCGTTATCACGGGCTGATCTCGGCCTTCCACGAGCTCACGGGCGTCCCCATGGTGCTGAATACCTCGTTCAACGACAACGAGCCCATCGTCTGCACGCCCGAGCACGCGATCGATACCTTCAAGGGCACGCGCATCGACGCGCTCGCCATGGGTGATTTCCTCGTGGAGGCGCGCAGGCAGCCCGGACGCATGGGGGTTTGA